Proteins encoded within one genomic window of Candidatus Amarolinea dominans:
- the bfr gene encoding bacterioferritin translates to MKGNAKLLVVLNQLLADELTAINQYMVHSEMCDNWGYGKLHKAIEGQAVDEMHHAEWLIRRILFLQGTPTVSNLNAIHIGSAIVDIISGDEEAEVAAVTAYNNAIALAREVKDQATADLLTKILAMEEAHVEWAEVQRAQIEQMGLQGYLANQAAD, encoded by the coding sequence ATGAAGGGCAACGCAAAACTACTAGTCGTACTCAACCAACTCCTCGCGGACGAGCTGACCGCCATCAACCAATACATGGTGCATTCCGAGATGTGCGATAATTGGGGATACGGGAAGCTGCACAAGGCCATCGAGGGACAAGCCGTTGATGAAATGCACCACGCTGAGTGGCTGATCCGCCGCATTCTCTTCTTGCAGGGCACACCGACGGTTTCCAATCTCAACGCGATCCATATCGGCAGCGCGATCGTTGATATCATCTCGGGCGACGAAGAGGCTGAGGTGGCTGCTGTGACCGCCTACAACAACGCCATCGCCCTGGCGCGCGAGGTCAAAGATCAGGCTACCGCGGATCTCCTGACCAAGATTCTCGCGATGGAAGAGGCGCACGTGGAATGGGCAGAAGTGCAGCGCGCCCAGATCGAGCAGATGGGTCTGCAAGGTTATCTGGCCAATCAAGCCGCAGATTAA